A genomic window from Phyllopteryx taeniolatus isolate TA_2022b chromosome 2, UOR_Ptae_1.2, whole genome shotgun sequence includes:
- the ppm1g gene encoding protein phosphatase 1G isoform X2, with translation MRGWCHFLHCPCSFSRLVSSYQRLLASTRVVFSPFLCESRSPESACVKTEKPARMGAYLSQPNTTKTSSDGGNSTMSYGFSAMQGWRVSMEDAHNCIPEFDEDTAMFSVYDGHGGEEVALYCSKYLPDIIKEQKNYKDGKLQKALEDAFLAIDCRITTEDVIKELVQIAGRPIEELSAKKVADEDDVDTEEAALLHEEATMTIEELLVRYGQNKNASKQAAASSTSAKKASGQSPKASGHKGEGEEGPKKEEAVNGEVEEESNGMEKDGDEATCTKLRACRRMVSDEGCGAAGSSGNSNGEEKAAKTEVDAGPSCSSSSKTEGDSKSRFFDDSEESEGEGEDEEEEDEEEGSDEEDGSEEGEEADTSELEEEDTEEGEEDSDDEDVEEMSLPGIDGKEEPGSDSGTTAVVALIRGKLLIVANAGDSRCVVSERGKAVDMSYDHKPEDELELSRIKKAGGKVTMDGRVNGGLNLSRAIGDHFYKRNKVLPPEEQMISAMPDVKVLTLNDEHDFMVIACDGIWNVLSSQEVVDFISKRIKPDQNGVARPLSSIVEELLDHCLAPDTSGDGTGCDNMTCMIVTFRPHSCLAQTLSDDTKKRKHPEEEGEEKEKAADGGAEPEKNGSNRKKPKSDQS, from the exons ATGCGCGGTTGGTGTCACTTCCTACACTGTCCGTGCTCCTTTTCTCGGCTAGTCTCTTCTTACCAGCGGCTTTTGGCTTCCACACGTGTAGTCTTTTCTCCTTTTCTATGTGAATCTCGCTCTCCTGAATCCGCGT GTGTGAAGACGGAGAAACCGGCAAGGATGGGGGCTTATCTGTCGCAACCGAACACGACCAAGACCTCCTCAGATGGCGGCAACAGCACCATGAGCTACGGCTTCTCCGCTATGCAGGGCTGGCGGGTTTCCATGGAG GATGCTCACAATTGTATCCCAGAGTTTGACGAGGACACCGCCATGTTTTCTGTGTATGATGGACATGGAG GAGAAGAGGTAGCTCTTTACTGTTCAAAATACCTTCCTGATATCATCAAGGAGCAGAAGAACTACAAAGATGGCAAACTACAGAAG GCGCTGGAGGATGCCTTCTTGGCCATCGACTGCAGAATCACCACAGAGGACGTCATTAAGGAGCTGGTGCAGATCGCCGGGCGTCCCATAGAGGAGCTATCCGCTAAAAAAGTGGCAGACGAGGATGATG TGGACACAGAGGAGGCAGCTTTACTCCACGAGGAGGCCACCATGACCATCGAGGAGCTGCTTGTCCGCTATGGACAGAATAAGAACGCTAGCAAGCAAGCTGCTGCTAGCAG CACGTCCGCAAAGAAGGCATCAGGCCAGTCTCCGAAGGCCTCTGGACACAAGGGGGAAGGTGAGGAAGGACCAAAGAAGGAGGAGGCTGTGAACggagaggtggaggaggagagcAACGGGATGGAGAAGGACGGCGACGAAGCGACATGCACCAAGTTGCGGGCGTGTCGCAGAATGGTCAGCGATGAAGGCTGCGGTGCAG CCGGCAGCTCAGGAAACTCCAATGGAGAAGAAAAGGCTGCTAAAACTGAGGTAGACGCTGGCCCCTCATGTTCTTCGTCCTCCAAAACTGAAGGCGATTCCAAGTCCCGATTCTTCGATGACAGTGAGGAGTCTGAGGGGGAAGGGgaagacgaagaggaggaggacgaggaagagggCAGTGATGAAGAG gATGGCAGCGAAGAGGGGGAGGAGGCTGACACCAGTGAGCTAGAAGAGGAAGATACTGAAGAGGGCGAGGAGGATTCTGATGATGAAGATGTGGAGGAAATGAGTCTCCCTGGGATAGACGGCAAGGAGGAG CCGGGCTCAGACAGTGGCACCACTGCTGTTGTGGCGCTGATCCGAGGGAAGTTGCTGATTGTTGCAAACGCCGGAGACTCTCGCTGCGTGGTCTCTGAGCGAG GTAAAGCTGTGGACATGTCTTATGACCACAAGCCTGAGGATGAGCTGGAGCTGTCTCGAATTAAGAAGGCTGGAGGCAAAGTAACAATGGACGGACGGGTCAACGGTGGACTGAACCTCTCCAGAGCCATTG GTGATCATTTCTACAAGAGGAACAAGGTTTTACCCCCAGAGGAGCAGATGATTTCGGCCATGCCCGACGTGAAGGTTCTGACCCTCAACGATGAACACGACTTCATGGTCATCGCCTGCGACGGCATCTG GAATGTGTTGAGCAGTCAGGAGGTGGTCGATTTCATCAGCAAGAGGATCAAACCAGACCAGAACGGCGTTGCCAGACCTCTTTCGTCCATTGTGGAGGAG CTGTTGGACCATTGTTTGGCCCCAGACACATCTGGAGATGGGACAGGATGCGACAACATGACCTGCATGATCGTCACCTTCCGACCACACTCCTGCCTCGCTCAGACCCTGTCAGACGACACGAAGAAGAGGAAGCATCCTGAGGAGGAGGGCGAGGAAAAGGAAAAGGCGGCCGACGGGGGCGCCGAGCCCGAGAAAAACGGGAGCAACAGAAAAAAGCCCAAAAGTGACCAAAGCTAA
- the ppm1g gene encoding protein phosphatase 1G isoform X3: MGAYLSQPNTTKTSSDGGNSTMSYGFSAMQGWRVSMEDAHNCIPEFDEDTAMFSVYDGHGGEEVALYCSKYLPDIIKEQKNYKDGKLQKALEDAFLAIDCRITTEDVIKELVQIAGRPIEELSAKKVADEDDVDTEEAALLHEEATMTIEELLVRYGQNKNASKQAAASSTSAKKASGQSPKASGHKGEGEEGPKKEEAVNGEVEEESNGMEKDGDEATCTKLRACRRMVSDEGCGAAAGSSGNSNGEEKAAKTEVDAGPSCSSSSKTEGDSKSRFFDDSEESEGEGEDEEEEDEEEGSDEEDGSEEGEEADTSELEEEDTEEGEEDSDDEDVEEMSLPGIDGKEEPGSDSGTTAVVALIRGKLLIVANAGDSRCVVSERGKAVDMSYDHKPEDELELSRIKKAGGKVTMDGRVNGGLNLSRAIGDHFYKRNKVLPPEEQMISAMPDVKVLTLNDEHDFMVIACDGIWNVLSSQEVVDFISKRIKPDQNGVARPLSSIVEELLDHCLAPDTSGDGTGCDNMTCMIVTFRPHSCLAQTLSDDTKKRKHPEEEGEEKEKAADGGAEPEKNGSNRKKPKSDQS; this comes from the exons ATGGGGGCTTATCTGTCGCAACCGAACACGACCAAGACCTCCTCAGATGGCGGCAACAGCACCATGAGCTACGGCTTCTCCGCTATGCAGGGCTGGCGGGTTTCCATGGAG GATGCTCACAATTGTATCCCAGAGTTTGACGAGGACACCGCCATGTTTTCTGTGTATGATGGACATGGAG GAGAAGAGGTAGCTCTTTACTGTTCAAAATACCTTCCTGATATCATCAAGGAGCAGAAGAACTACAAAGATGGCAAACTACAGAAG GCGCTGGAGGATGCCTTCTTGGCCATCGACTGCAGAATCACCACAGAGGACGTCATTAAGGAGCTGGTGCAGATCGCCGGGCGTCCCATAGAGGAGCTATCCGCTAAAAAAGTGGCAGACGAGGATGATG TGGACACAGAGGAGGCAGCTTTACTCCACGAGGAGGCCACCATGACCATCGAGGAGCTGCTTGTCCGCTATGGACAGAATAAGAACGCTAGCAAGCAAGCTGCTGCTAGCAG CACGTCCGCAAAGAAGGCATCAGGCCAGTCTCCGAAGGCCTCTGGACACAAGGGGGAAGGTGAGGAAGGACCAAAGAAGGAGGAGGCTGTGAACggagaggtggaggaggagagcAACGGGATGGAGAAGGACGGCGACGAAGCGACATGCACCAAGTTGCGGGCGTGTCGCAGAATGGTCAGCGATGAAGGCTGCGGTGCAG CAGCCGGCAGCTCAGGAAACTCCAATGGAGAAGAAAAGGCTGCTAAAACTGAGGTAGACGCTGGCCCCTCATGTTCTTCGTCCTCCAAAACTGAAGGCGATTCCAAGTCCCGATTCTTCGATGACAGTGAGGAGTCTGAGGGGGAAGGGgaagacgaagaggaggaggacgaggaagagggCAGTGATGAAGAG gATGGCAGCGAAGAGGGGGAGGAGGCTGACACCAGTGAGCTAGAAGAGGAAGATACTGAAGAGGGCGAGGAGGATTCTGATGATGAAGATGTGGAGGAAATGAGTCTCCCTGGGATAGACGGCAAGGAGGAG CCGGGCTCAGACAGTGGCACCACTGCTGTTGTGGCGCTGATCCGAGGGAAGTTGCTGATTGTTGCAAACGCCGGAGACTCTCGCTGCGTGGTCTCTGAGCGAG GTAAAGCTGTGGACATGTCTTATGACCACAAGCCTGAGGATGAGCTGGAGCTGTCTCGAATTAAGAAGGCTGGAGGCAAAGTAACAATGGACGGACGGGTCAACGGTGGACTGAACCTCTCCAGAGCCATTG GTGATCATTTCTACAAGAGGAACAAGGTTTTACCCCCAGAGGAGCAGATGATTTCGGCCATGCCCGACGTGAAGGTTCTGACCCTCAACGATGAACACGACTTCATGGTCATCGCCTGCGACGGCATCTG GAATGTGTTGAGCAGTCAGGAGGTGGTCGATTTCATCAGCAAGAGGATCAAACCAGACCAGAACGGCGTTGCCAGACCTCTTTCGTCCATTGTGGAGGAG CTGTTGGACCATTGTTTGGCCCCAGACACATCTGGAGATGGGACAGGATGCGACAACATGACCTGCATGATCGTCACCTTCCGACCACACTCCTGCCTCGCTCAGACCCTGTCAGACGACACGAAGAAGAGGAAGCATCCTGAGGAGGAGGGCGAGGAAAAGGAAAAGGCGGCCGACGGGGGCGCCGAGCCCGAGAAAAACGGGAGCAACAGAAAAAAGCCCAAAAGTGACCAAAGCTAA
- the ppm1g gene encoding protein phosphatase 1G isoform X1 has protein sequence MRGWCHFLHCPCSFSRLVSSYQRLLASTRVVFSPFLCESRSPESACVKTEKPARMGAYLSQPNTTKTSSDGGNSTMSYGFSAMQGWRVSMEDAHNCIPEFDEDTAMFSVYDGHGGEEVALYCSKYLPDIIKEQKNYKDGKLQKALEDAFLAIDCRITTEDVIKELVQIAGRPIEELSAKKVADEDDVDTEEAALLHEEATMTIEELLVRYGQNKNASKQAAASSTSAKKASGQSPKASGHKGEGEEGPKKEEAVNGEVEEESNGMEKDGDEATCTKLRACRRMVSDEGCGAAAGSSGNSNGEEKAAKTEVDAGPSCSSSSKTEGDSKSRFFDDSEESEGEGEDEEEEDEEEGSDEEDGSEEGEEADTSELEEEDTEEGEEDSDDEDVEEMSLPGIDGKEEPGSDSGTTAVVALIRGKLLIVANAGDSRCVVSERGKAVDMSYDHKPEDELELSRIKKAGGKVTMDGRVNGGLNLSRAIGDHFYKRNKVLPPEEQMISAMPDVKVLTLNDEHDFMVIACDGIWNVLSSQEVVDFISKRIKPDQNGVARPLSSIVEELLDHCLAPDTSGDGTGCDNMTCMIVTFRPHSCLAQTLSDDTKKRKHPEEEGEEKEKAADGGAEPEKNGSNRKKPKSDQS, from the exons ATGCGCGGTTGGTGTCACTTCCTACACTGTCCGTGCTCCTTTTCTCGGCTAGTCTCTTCTTACCAGCGGCTTTTGGCTTCCACACGTGTAGTCTTTTCTCCTTTTCTATGTGAATCTCGCTCTCCTGAATCCGCGT GTGTGAAGACGGAGAAACCGGCAAGGATGGGGGCTTATCTGTCGCAACCGAACACGACCAAGACCTCCTCAGATGGCGGCAACAGCACCATGAGCTACGGCTTCTCCGCTATGCAGGGCTGGCGGGTTTCCATGGAG GATGCTCACAATTGTATCCCAGAGTTTGACGAGGACACCGCCATGTTTTCTGTGTATGATGGACATGGAG GAGAAGAGGTAGCTCTTTACTGTTCAAAATACCTTCCTGATATCATCAAGGAGCAGAAGAACTACAAAGATGGCAAACTACAGAAG GCGCTGGAGGATGCCTTCTTGGCCATCGACTGCAGAATCACCACAGAGGACGTCATTAAGGAGCTGGTGCAGATCGCCGGGCGTCCCATAGAGGAGCTATCCGCTAAAAAAGTGGCAGACGAGGATGATG TGGACACAGAGGAGGCAGCTTTACTCCACGAGGAGGCCACCATGACCATCGAGGAGCTGCTTGTCCGCTATGGACAGAATAAGAACGCTAGCAAGCAAGCTGCTGCTAGCAG CACGTCCGCAAAGAAGGCATCAGGCCAGTCTCCGAAGGCCTCTGGACACAAGGGGGAAGGTGAGGAAGGACCAAAGAAGGAGGAGGCTGTGAACggagaggtggaggaggagagcAACGGGATGGAGAAGGACGGCGACGAAGCGACATGCACCAAGTTGCGGGCGTGTCGCAGAATGGTCAGCGATGAAGGCTGCGGTGCAG CAGCCGGCAGCTCAGGAAACTCCAATGGAGAAGAAAAGGCTGCTAAAACTGAGGTAGACGCTGGCCCCTCATGTTCTTCGTCCTCCAAAACTGAAGGCGATTCCAAGTCCCGATTCTTCGATGACAGTGAGGAGTCTGAGGGGGAAGGGgaagacgaagaggaggaggacgaggaagagggCAGTGATGAAGAG gATGGCAGCGAAGAGGGGGAGGAGGCTGACACCAGTGAGCTAGAAGAGGAAGATACTGAAGAGGGCGAGGAGGATTCTGATGATGAAGATGTGGAGGAAATGAGTCTCCCTGGGATAGACGGCAAGGAGGAG CCGGGCTCAGACAGTGGCACCACTGCTGTTGTGGCGCTGATCCGAGGGAAGTTGCTGATTGTTGCAAACGCCGGAGACTCTCGCTGCGTGGTCTCTGAGCGAG GTAAAGCTGTGGACATGTCTTATGACCACAAGCCTGAGGATGAGCTGGAGCTGTCTCGAATTAAGAAGGCTGGAGGCAAAGTAACAATGGACGGACGGGTCAACGGTGGACTGAACCTCTCCAGAGCCATTG GTGATCATTTCTACAAGAGGAACAAGGTTTTACCCCCAGAGGAGCAGATGATTTCGGCCATGCCCGACGTGAAGGTTCTGACCCTCAACGATGAACACGACTTCATGGTCATCGCCTGCGACGGCATCTG GAATGTGTTGAGCAGTCAGGAGGTGGTCGATTTCATCAGCAAGAGGATCAAACCAGACCAGAACGGCGTTGCCAGACCTCTTTCGTCCATTGTGGAGGAG CTGTTGGACCATTGTTTGGCCCCAGACACATCTGGAGATGGGACAGGATGCGACAACATGACCTGCATGATCGTCACCTTCCGACCACACTCCTGCCTCGCTCAGACCCTGTCAGACGACACGAAGAAGAGGAAGCATCCTGAGGAGGAGGGCGAGGAAAAGGAAAAGGCGGCCGACGGGGGCGCCGAGCCCGAGAAAAACGGGAGCAACAGAAAAAAGCCCAAAAGTGACCAAAGCTAA